Proteins encoded by one window of Cannabis sativa cultivar Pink pepper isolate KNU-18-1 chromosome 4, ASM2916894v1, whole genome shotgun sequence:
- the LOC133036805 gene encoding uncharacterized protein LOC133036805, whose product MLEGLSTSRAPFFDGVDFPYWKIRMETYLQSIDYDLWHIVCYGPYIPMHVVDGVETIKKYDAYNENDKKMMSKNAKAKYALICGLDRDIFKNIEHASSAHDMWKMLEVTHQGTSAMKETKIQLLLTQYENFKMLQHDTIANILIKAYQGKVVAIQEAKDLSTLPLEELIGSLMNHEIFMNAQEEEEVDKKKKNTIAFKSTSHYDSEASEDGDSDMEDITLLTKNFNKFLKFKKNANRFYNSRESSRKDDQIICYECKKPGHMKTDCPLRKRSRRRAMMATWSESEKESSEDEQHEIANTCFMAIDDKVSNPNHTCDFESESDDDALDMSYEELSKSFNDLLVDFEKLLAKNSTQRKKISLLLEEVEALKVKENAFLIETQCKKCSLFEKDVVNLKAKIDDLNKVVYNFTKGKENFEMMLGSQKCAVTP is encoded by the exons ATGCTAGAAGGTTTAAGCACAAGTAGAGCACCATTCTTTGATGGCGTAgactttccttattggaaaattagaatggaaacgtATCTTCAATCCATTGattatgatttgtggcatattgtatGTTATGGTCCTTACATTCCTATGCATGTTGTAGATGGTGTAGAAACTATAAAGAAATATGATGCATAtaatgaaaatgataagaagaTGATGTCTAAGAATGCTAAGGCTAAGTATGCTTTAATATGTGGACTAGATagagatatatttaaaaatattgagcaTGCCTCCTCGGCTCATGACATGTGGAAAATGTTAGAAGtaactcatcaaggaactagtgccatgaaagaaactaaaattcaacttttaCTTACTCAATATGAAAATTTCAAGAtgttacaacatgataccattgcTAACAT tctcatcAAAGCCTACCAAGGCAAAGTAGTTGCCATCCAAGAAGCCAAGGACCTCTCAACTCTACCATTGGAAGAGCTCATTGGTTCTCTCATGAATCATGAGATTTTCATGaatgctcaagaagaagaggaagttgataaaaagaagaagaacacaATTGCATTCAAATCCACTTCACATTATGATAGTGAAGCTAGTGAGGATGGTGATAGTGATATGGAGGATATAACCCTACTCACAAAGAACTTTAATAAGTTTTTGAAgttcaagaagaatgcaaatAGATTTTACAACTCAAGGGAGAGCTCAAGAAAAGATGATCAAATTATTTGCTATGAATGCAAAAAGCCCGGTCATATGAAAACGGATTGTCCTTTGAGAAAGAGGAGTAGAAGAAGGGCAATGATGGCTACTTGGAGTGAAAGTGAGAAAGAAAGTTCCGAAGATGAACAACATGAGATAGCCAACACTTGCTTTATGGCCATTGATGATAAGGTAAGTAATCCTAACCATACATGTGATTTTGAAAGTGAAAGTGATGATGATGCActtgatatgtcttatgaggaattATCAAAATCCTTCAATGATTTGcttgttgattttgaaaaattgctTGCTAAGAACTCAactcaaagaaagaaaataagtttATTGCTTGAAGAAGTTGAGGCTTTGAAAGTCAAAGAAAATGCGTTTTTGATTGAAACCCAATGCAAAAAGTGTTCCTTATTTGAAAAAGATGTTGTAAACTTGAAAGCTAAAATTGATGATTTAAACAAGGTggtttacaattttacaaaaggaaaagagaattttgaaatgatgCTTGGGAGTCAAAAATgtgctgtaacaccctaa